The Dunckerocampus dactyliophorus isolate RoL2022-P2 chromosome 1, RoL_Ddac_1.1, whole genome shotgun sequence genome has a segment encoding these proteins:
- the LOC129179996 gene encoding FERM and PDZ domain-containing protein 4-like isoform X3, with protein MFGFSKMPKSSGHKNKTSGWPPPGPTSWGGLQGPPYSWDSMNNSRDGRNCLTNQVSQSSSLEEVHLDGLPPAPRLVEMRRDPVLGFGFVAGSEKPVVVRSVTPGGPSEGKLLPGDEIIMINDEPVSSAPRERVIDLVRSCKESILLTVVQPYPSPKSAFISAAKKAMLKSNPVKVRFAEEVIINGQVPNPVKDNSLLFMPNVLKVYLENGQTKSFRFDSSTSIKDVILTLQEKLSIKCIEHFSLMLEERIEGCGNRLLLLHEQEMLAQVTRRPGSDKMKCFFRISFMPRDPVELLRRDAVAFEYLYVQSCNDVVLERFGPELKYDAALRLAALQMYILTMTTRQSQKVSLKYIQKEWGLSLFLPPAVMTSTKEKNIKKALTHILKTNQNLVPPGKKLTALQAKVHYLRYLSELQLYGGREFKSILLQGEKQTDVTLLVGPRYGISHVINARTNLVALLADFSHVNRIEILTEDENNVRLELHVLDVRPITLIMESSDAMNLACLTAGYYRLLVDSRRSIFNMAHCNSSAGDDNSQDRILEWPYSTSFGDGEELSTSQAELYRDCQYSDNGQRENRLSSYFHHSQNPDRDLETRQSPVPPPLPPATRHKPQDSPRSAKVSFIFGGDPPLNKSRSLGYERLQESAEVPEHGPPYLHNTDFGAQDRVPFQFSGLTHVYSNITTEEGGEEPLLRDLFYRDTTDDAEDDDEASCEEDSTGGTPVGDGEGRGGLATAAGKTTFLTFSGSTDDIIDLTSLPPPEGDDAVDDDEDDTLLETLNLAIAAPPPGFRDSSDEDTAPEGRPLSLQDNDDIPVSLIDAIPTLGEGEGGGQRQLENKVVNTLQALEALSVSDQRPPPPRPPTSSNNPGVYTSQGLSPESSSDSGNETNSSEMTELSELAATHRLSESHMRLLVATREGYQPLLEEKTEFPVSPSTEGTTLKKSRSPQHLRPPAVPPRRSPHLDTMSSRPDGVGGRSQTNLSSTLQRPSSTTPGGKHHKKSADSSGKYNTFSTREGYRGGSSGSIHLDFNQRTSFCDRGGSQRRHNFVLEENSQAEGHDVNSHPSDHRRIACPASSTSDRLSDGTALGECSADNRAVEQDEHLVVASLLSPSKKPRLGDSDQGSDIQNDHPPISRQQSVARLCEYHLAKRISNLQGETQNSLQGSLCSSLDAGGSANSSVCATPTDSPLGPGAIEAKHHRMQRHPLSSSSSSLLRVLNYEEFKPGQNPQAKDFHPHADPALLRKMLPNIHAPSTGTDPGRPSSATPSKHKETASSKKACFKGPNQKEGSEAYRQLINYLTVSQMHQGGKLHSAGMGGGVKKDTRRYITSNPQLVEMVKNRGNTIARCPCMPSSMSSPFVRPNLVNQNALQLTNRDQKPYHSATLPAKLKRSPDTHSQGPNDRLDLRRANAERRSSFSGLESELETGDIDPEHFLSLYKKDDCITREAGGTINRHPPRSRSQPSGGTDDWFRSDPRERHAFRQPPASCLSGQRADLNSLSLGRGPSAFTRQASTGTMAGISFPSPPHHPQSPPPPVLIPVQSNAASSHSGCTQNAIHSTLLRPNQNHIHAVSPIPPQSDPVSNYSQRGRELKRSSSNITNSSGSVEVLFENPSRSQSQQPLSPSVPQQGDTKVQKRPTRKRLSKSYSQGSVSSHTTCWSSGSRTDSRRASVAFPLQKDNKQMKGSQKLDTSPWRCNGPFSYCFFKRKSEGEDDDSEWETRQSRGGSDMDNDCAASLGIFPCGSAVDAAGEQLYGEVLNNMSFSDRLSRVNALKDRMYSFPSGFTDVRRDASELIALVRSSIGRCDRGAQMPMQDVSQSKQLLSVESKELGRACRRMAQAHSSPEEMLLAVTCSFQVLCCLCEACMCLVKGLSASASHQQREVVAKVDEVVMNYICLLKAAEAATVGAPGEQSVKALVRHSSTMSAIANALTRSLKTLLSK; from the exons CCACAAGAACAAGACATCCGGCTGGCCGCCCCCAGGCCCAACCTCCTGGGGAGGACTGCAGGGGCCACCGTACAGCTGGGACAGCATGAACAATAGCAGGGATGGCCGGAACTGTCTCACCAA CCAAGTGTCCCAGAGCAGCTCCCTGGAGGAGGTTCATCTGGATGGACTACCACCTGCACCTCGCCTGGTGGAGATGAGGCGTGATCCTGTCCTGGGTTTTGGCTTTGTGGCTGGCAGTGAAAAACCAGTTGTAGTTCGCTCCGTCACGCCAG gTGGTCCATCAGAGGGAAAGCTGTTGCCAGGAGATGAGATCATTATGATCAACGACGAACCCGTCAGTTCGGCTCCAAGAGAACGAGTAATCGACCTTGTCAG GAGCTGCAAAGAATCCATCCTGTTGACTGTTGTCCAACCATATCCG TCTCCTAAATCAGCATTCATCAGTGCAGCCAAAAAAGCCATGCTCAAGTCCAATCCGGTCAAAGTGCGCTTTGCCGAGGAGGTCATTATAAACGGCCAGGTTCCA AACCCAGTGAAGGACAACTCTCTTCTGTTCATGCCAAATGTCCTGAAGGTCTACCTAGAGAACGGTCAGACTAAGTCTTTCCGTTTTGACAGCAGTACCTCCAtcaag GATGTGATCCTGACACTGCAAGAGAAGCTATCCATCAAATGCATCGAGCATTTCTCCCTCATGCTGGAGGAGAGGATTGAAGGCTGTGGCAACAGACTGCTTCTGCTGCATGAACAAGAGATGCTCGCTCAG GTGACTCGCAGGCCCGGTTCTGATAAGATGAAATGTTTCTTTCGAATCAGCttcatgccccgcgaccctgtGGAGCTGCTGCGGAGGGACGCCGTGGCGTTTGAATACCTCTACGTGCAG AGCTGCAACGATGTGGTGCTGGAGCGGTTCGGCCCAGAACTGAAGTATGATGCAGCGCTACGACTGGCGGCGCTGCAGATGTACATTCTCACCATGACAACCAGACAAAGCCAGAAAGTCTCACTCAAATACATCCA AAAGGAGTGGGGCCTGTCACTGTTCCTGCCGCCTGCTGTGATGACCAGCACCAAggagaaaaacatcaaaaaagctCTGACGCACATCCTCAAAACCAACCAGAACCTCGTCCCTCCTGGGAAAAAA CTGACTGCTTTGCAGGCCAAGGTGCATTACCTAAGGTACCTCAGTGAGCTCCAGCTTTATGGAGGGAGGGAGTTTAAATCAATACTTTTG CAAGGTGAGAAACAAACCGACGTGACGTTGTTAGTGGGCCCTCGTTACGGTATCAGTCACGTCATCAATGCTCGGACCAACCTGGTGGCTCTGTTGGCTGACTTCAGCCATGTGAACCGAATCGAAATTCTAACCGAGGATGAAAACAATGTCCGGCTGGAACTGCATGTCCTGGATGTCCGG CCCATCACACTCATCATGGAGTCAAGCGACGCGATGAACCTGGCATGTCTTACCGCGGGCTACTATCGCCTCCTAGTGGACTCAAGGAGATCCATCTTCAACATGGCCCACTGCAACAGCTCAGCAGGCGATGACAACA GCCAGGATCGTATCCTGGAATGGCCGTACAGCACATCTTTTGGGGACGGTGAGGAGCTATCAACCAGCCAGGCAGAGCTCTACAGGGattgtcaatattcagacaatggACAGAGAGAAAACAGGCTCTCTTCTTACTTCCATCATTCTCAAAACCCTGACAGAGACCTTGAGACACGGCAAAGTCCagtgcctcctcctcttcctcccgcTACCAGACACAAACCCCAAGATTCACCTCGTAGTGCCAAagtgtcatttatttttggAGGAGACCCACCTTTGAACAAGTCCAGGAGCTTAGGCTATGAACGACTTCAGGAGAGTGCTGAAGTACCTGAGCACGGACCACCATACTTGCACAATACAGACTTTGGGGCACAGGACAGGGTGCCCTTTCAATTCAGCGGTTTGACACACGTTTATAGCAACATAACAACTGAGGAAGGTGGTGAGGAGCCACTGTTAAGAGATCTGTTTTATCGTGACACAACAGACGACGCAGAAGATGATGACGAGGCCTCCTGCGAAGAAGACTCCACTGGGGGAACGCCAGTGGGGGACGGAGAAGGGAGAGGAGGACTGGCAACGGCGGCTGGCAAAACTACCTTTCTCACGTTTTCTGGTTctactgatgacatcattgacCTTACATCGCTGCCGCCACCCGAGGGTGATGACGCTGTAGACGACGATGAGGACGACACACTACTGGAGACGCTTAACCTTGCAATTGCAGCCCCTCCACCAGGCTTTCGGGACAGTTCAGACGAGGACACTGCACCTGAGGGAAGGCCGCTAAGCCTGCAAGATAATGATGATATTCCAGTCTCATTAATTGATGCCATTCCAACGCTCGGGGAGGGAGAAGGAGGGGGACAGAGGCAGCTGGAGAACAAAGTCGTGAACACTCTGCAGGCACTTGAGGCGTTGTCTGTTTCTGACCAGAGGCCTCCGCCACCGCGTCCACCAACCAGCAGTAATAATCCAG GTGTTTACACATCTCAAGGCCTTAGCCCAGAGTCTTCCTCTGACTCCGGCAATGAGACAAACTCCTCAGAAATGACAGAACTTTCTGAGCTGGCTGCTACGCACAGACTCAGTGAGAGCCACATGCGCCTCCTCGTGGCCACGAGGGAGGGATACCAACCTTTGCTGGAAGAGAAAACAGAGTTTCCAGTTTCCCCCAGTACTGAAGGAACAACCCTGAAGAAGTCCCGGAGTCCACAGCATCTCCGACCACCCGCAGTTCCTCCAAGACGTAGCCCACATTTGGACACAATGTCATCACGACCAGACGGCGTGGGCGGGAGATCTCAGACAAACCTTTCCTCCACTCTCCAGCGGCCCAGCTCCACAACGCCAGGAGGCAAGCATCACAAAAAGTCTGCAGACTCAAGTGGGAAGTATAACACCTTTAGCACAAGAGAGGGGTACCGGGGGGGAAGTAGTGGCAGCATCCATCTTGACTTCAATCAGCGTACTTCATTCTGTGATCGAGGAGGAAGCCAAAGAAGGCACAATTTTGTTTTGGAGGAAAATTCGCAAGCCGAGGGCCATGATGTGAACAGTCACCCTAGTGACCATCGCAGAATTGCTTGTCCGGCTTCCTCAACATCTGATCGGCTTTCAGATGGGACCGCTCTCGGGGAGTGCTCTGCTGATAATAGAGCTGTTGAGCAAGATGAACATCTAGTTGTAGCGTCATTGCTGTCCCCAAGTAAAAAACCCAGACTGGGGGATTCTGACCAAGGATCAGACATACAAAATGATCATCCTCCTATTTCAAGACAGCAAAGTGTTGCACGGTTATGTGAGTATCATCTCGCAAAAAGGATTTCAAACTTACAGGGTGAAACACAAAATTCGCTGCAGGGCTCCCTGTGCTCGTCACTGGATGCTGGTGGCAGTGCAAACAGCAGTGTCTGTGCCACCCCGACCGACTCACCGCTTGGTCCGGGCGCAATTGAGGCCAAACACCACCGCATGCAAAGGCACCCTCTGTCTAGCTCTTCTTCATCATTACTCAGGGTCTTAAACTATGAAGAATTTAAACCTGGACAGAACCCCCAAGCAAAAGATTTTCACCCCCATGCGGACCCTGCCCTCCTTCGGAAAATGTTGCCCAATATTCATGCTCCTTCTACGGGGACTGACCCTGGCCGTCCCTCTTCAGCCACACCCTCTAAACACAAAGAGACTGCTTCAAGCAAAAAGGCATGTTTCAAAGGGCCAAACCAGAAAGAAGGCAGTGAGGCATACAGACAATTGATCAACTACCTAACAGTAAGCCAAATGCACCAAGGAGGAAAGTTACACAGTGCAGGCATGGGGGGAGGTGTAAAAAAGGACACTCGTCGCTACATCACAAGCAACCCCCAGCTTGTCGAAATGGTTAAGAATCGAGGGAACACAATTGCTCGATGTCCATGTATGCCATCCTCCATGTCGTCCCCTTTTGTCCGCCCAAATTTGGTGAATCAAAATGCCTTGCAGCTGACAAATAGGGATCAAAAGCCGTACCATTCTGCCACACTTCCTGCCAAACTTAAAAGAAGCCCCGACACGCACTCTCAGGGCCCAAATGATAGATTAGATTTGAGGCGGGCAAATGCAGAAAGGAGAAGCTCCTTTTCTGGACTGGAAAGTGAGCTTGAGACGGGTGATATAGACCCGGAGCACTTTTTGTCGCTGTATAAGAAAGATGACTGCATTACCCGTGAGGCCGGGGGAACCATTAACCGGCACCCTCCTCGTTCAAGGAGCCAACCGAGCGGAGGCACAGATGACTGGTTCAGATCAGACCCTAGGGAAAGGCATGCATTTCGTCAGCCCCCTGCCTCCTGTCTAAGCGGTCAGCGAGCAGACCTCAACAGCCTCTCATTAGGAAGGGGTCCTTCAGCTTTCACCAGGCAGGCATCTACCGGGACCATGGCCGGCATTTCCTTTCCATCCCcaccccatcatccacagtctcCACCTCCTCCTGTATTAATTCCAGTACAATCCAACGCTGCATCCAGCCACTCCGGATGCACACAGAATGCCATCCATTCAACCCTGTTACGGCCAAACCAGAACCACATTCATGCTGTTAGCCCCATCCCACCACAATCAGATCCGGTCAGCAATTACTCACAAAGGGGCCGGGAACTAAAACGCAGCTCCAGCAATATCACCAACAGTTCTGGTAGTGTGGAAGTTCTGTTTGAAAATCCCAGCCGAAGCCAGAGCCAGCAGCCCTTGTCACCATCTGTGCCCCAGCAAGGAGACACTAAAGTCCAGAAGAGGCCCACAAGGAAACGTCTCTCCAAAAGTTACTCCCAAGGCTCAGTGTCATCCCACACCACGTGCTGGTCCTCAGGTAGCAGGACAGATAGCAGAAGGGCTTCTGTAGCATTTCCTTTGCAGAAAGACAATAAACAAATGAAGGGCTCTCAAAAACTGGACACCAGTCCTTGGAGGTGCAATGGACCTTTTAGCTACTGTTTCTTTAAACGTAAAAGTGAGGGAGAAGATGATGACAGTGAGTGGGAGACAAGACAAAGCCGTGGTGGGAGCGACATGGACAATGACTGCGCTGCGTCATTGGGTATCTTCCCCTGTGGCTCAGCAGTGGATGCAGCCGGAGAGCAACTGTATGGCGAGGTCCTCAACAACATGAGCTTTAGCGACCGCCTGTCCCGGGTCAATGCCCTCAAGGACCGCATGTACAGCTTCCCTTCTGGCTTCACAGATGTCCGCCGTGACGCCAGCGAGCTCATTGCGCTGGTTAGGTCCAGCATAGGTCGCTGCGATCGTGGTGCCCAAATGCCAATGCAGGATGTGTCTCAGTCAAAGCAACTCCTCTCAGTGGAGTCCAAAGAGTTAGGCCGGGCATGCAGGCGGATGGCACAGGCGCACAGCAGCCCTGAGGAGATGTTGCTTGCTGTGACTTGCAGCTTCCAGGTACTGTGTTGTCTCTGTGAAGCTTGTATGTGTCTCGTAAAGGGGCTGAGCGCCTCAGCCTCACACCAACAGAGAGAGGTTGTTGCAAAGGTAGATGAGGTCGTTATGAACTATATCTGTTTACTCAAAGCAGCTGAGGCTGCAACTGTGGGTGCACCGGGGGAGCAGAGCGTCAAGGCCCTGGTCAGACATTCCAGTACCATGTCAGCCATCGCTAATGCACTCACACGCTCTCTTAAAACGCTGCTTAGTAAGTAG